TACAGCCTCGTGGAGATCGAAATAATCGAGGAGGACGAGATATTCAGGGGACTCCCAAAAAAGCTGAGGGTCTGGGAGAGTCACATGGATGAGGTGAAGGAACTCCCGTTGGGCTTCAAGCTTTTGGCGAAGAGCGAAACCTGTCCCGTTGAGGCAATGAAGCACGAGGAATTGCCGATCTACGGCGTGCAGTTCCATCCGGAAGTTGCCCACACCGAGAGGGGCGCCGACATCTACCGCAACTTCGCCGAGATCTGCGGGGAGCTGTAGCCTGCTTTTTATCTTCTCATACTTCCTGCAACGAGTTTCTCCCCTTCATCTACTGAAGGGTTAAAGCAGCATCTTTACTCTAAAACATTGCAAAATCAAAAACTTTTTAAAATTTCCATGCTTACTATGTATGGTGATATCTTGGGACATACGGTGTACTACCGCATTAAGGTCGAGAGATGGGGGGATTTCAGGGATTTTCTGAAGCGAATCTGCGAGGGTTTGGGCTATACATTTATCGATGGGAATGATTCGGTATTGGTTATCCCTGACTGCTCCTTGGTGGAACCCCTGGAGATAAAGAAGGACGGGGAGGGCTTTTCAAAGACAAATTTCATCGAGCCATGCCATTCGATATACCTGCTCATCCTTCACTCCGTCTCTTCCTTCGGCTCAGTTTCTGTCTGGGAGGACTGATCCCTGGACTCATCTCCTTCCAGGTAGACCTCTATTATCCTCGACGGGACGGAACCCCTGAATTTTCGATCCTCCACCAGCAGCTTGACGACCCTCCCAACCCGGAGATCCTCGACGGCGTCCACCCAGTAGTAGCCGGGCTTCACGTTTGCCGCTATGTCGTCGTGGACGAAGACCCTGACTGCGTCCCCTTTGATCTCCTCCACGACGCCGTAGGTGTAGTCGCGGCCGTACCTCTGCTTGAAGTACCAGCGGAATGCGAGTATTAATACGACCACGAGGGCCAGGTATGCGTAGTAATAGTACACGCTGGTGGCTATCGTTCTAACCATGTCGTACCCGGCGAAAGCGGCGAAGGTTAGCCAGGTTATCGAGTAATAAAAAAATCTGTAAGGCTCAACATCGACGAAAAATCCCCGATTCCTCGTCGTCAGGTACCTTATGTACAGGAATTCAACCGTGGCCAGTGCCAGTATCCAGAGGGGATTTGTTCTGAAAAAAAGGAGAATCAGGCCGGTAATTAAGTAGATCAAAAAGCTGATCTGAAGCTTCAGGCTGAGGAACTCGTGGGGGCTGAGGGGCTTTTTGATGAGTCTCTTCAGATGCCTGAAGTTTGGTGGTTGTTCGACTGGGGAGGGCATCAAAAATTCGGTGATTTTATCGACGACAGAGTACACTGCATCCCCCAGTTGGTACAGGAAGCCTTCAACCGACATGATTTCAACCCTCCAGCAGATCGCTTGCCCCTTGTACACCGAATATCTTCCTCGCTATGGCGGGCGTTAAATAGAAGTTCTCATCCAGTAATGGAGATGAGACGCCACCGTTGGTGGAGATTCCGTACACTTTCTTGGCGTTCGGATCGTCCGAGGGATAATTGCGGTAGTCGAGGTATATGTAATCTGCCGCCGGCTGTTTTCTGACGAGGAAGTTGAGGTTGGGCGGAAGGTCCTTCGGGAGGATGAAGCTTATCAGTCCGATCGGGTATCTAGCGGCCCCGTACACTGCCTCCTGCATCTTTGCGGCCATTCTCTCGTAGTAGGCCCTGTTGGTTGTGTCCCCTCCCTCCAGTCTCTCGAAGAACGAGGGTGCCCCGGGAACTCCGAAGTACTTCTGTGCCTGGATGCAGTCGATGAAGGGCTGGATATCGTACACCCTAGCTGTTGAGTATCCGCCTCCGGAGGATGGTAGGCTCTCGCTTGGGGTAATGGTGAGCTGGCTGTCGGTGTATGTGTTATACGGGTAAGGTGCGGCAACTATCCAATGGAAGGTTGCACTGTTGTTATCTTTCTGGGGATTGTTATCTATTGTGGCATAGAGTTCATAGCCGTTTGGGTTGCTATCTACCAGAGTATGGGATTCGTGCGTGATGTCTAGGTTGGGGTTGTATGTGAACGTGAGGTCGAGTCCATCGCTTACCTTGCTAACGACTACCTCGTACCTCTGCGCTGTGTCTAGGTGCCAGGCTCCGTTGTAGTTGTCGAGGTTGTTGGTCCAGTTTTGCAGTATGGCGAGCTTGTCCCCGTCGTGATCCGGATTGCCAGGATTGTCGTCTATGAACTCGATCTTAGTCTGCACTGGAAGGAAGATGCTGTCCTGCTTCATATCGGATATATCGAGGTATTTCCTGACATAGATAAAATCGTACTTTGCCGGTCCCTTGTAAATCTGGCCCAGTCCAATAGGTTCGTCCGATTCAGATAGATACCATAGGTATTCACTCACGGGACTGCCCCAGGTTCCTTTGAATTGCCCTGTAGTCTGGTATGTGTAGAAGTCACCGGCGTCAATGTACAGCTCGAGACGACTCCATCTGTTCTTAGTATAACTTCCTCCGTTCTCCTTGTTATTGGAGAGACTTCCATCGTTTATGTTGAATTCTCTTAAATATCCTGTAGTTCTTTTTATATGCTCAATCCAGGCATCACCATCAGAATCTATGTACCACATGAAGAATGGCTGGTTCTTTAAGTACGCCTTCATTCCGATGACGTAAGAACTTGGAAATGTCTTTTTGGTCCATATCCACACGTCAGCCTTGGAATCTTTATCTCCCTGCAGGCTCAGAATTCCGTTGGAGACGGAATAACTTCCACCCTGAGCAGTTTTGTAATTCCACTTGCTGGTGTCTAGGGAGTTTCCACTGAAGTCATCAAAGAACTCGAAGACCTTGTTACCGTCTCCCCTAGTGGGTTGGCCATCCGATGGGCATATCAGGAAGGCATTGTAGTAGTAATCCGAGAGCCATCCAAACATCCACTCCATCCATCTCTGAACAAATGATGGCATGAAGCCGTACATCATCTTGAAGAACTCTTCCAGCAGGGATTCGTCGTTGGTCAGATTGGCTTTGACCCATATCAGGGCACCATCGGAGTCCCAGTACTCTATCCAGAACGGTACCTTGTTTCCATAAACGTCGGTTATCTCTATCGCCGCCCTGTTGGTCGTCCACTGTGCTCCAAGCTTGCTTATGTTGTCTGGGGAGAGGTATATGGGTATCTGAATGTCCTCCGTGTCAACACCTGAAAAGATGGAAGTGCTTATCGATTTTACAACGAGCAGGCACTTTGATGAGTTAAAGCTCATCTCCACGCCGCTGTCGAAGTCCCTTGCGTTTGACTCCGCTTTGAGTGAGTATCTGACGAAGAACGACTCCCAGGGTATATCGGATACAAGTTCGCTCCATTCCTCTGCTGCCGGAAGGGTAACGCTCTCGTTGTGGACGGGGAATAGTGCAATGTTTCCTTCCCATTCCATGCTCTGGTCGCTGGTGGAGTAGTAGACGGTGTAGTCCCTCGTGTCCGTGGTGTTCAGCCAGATGAGTATCTTATCGTCCCCCCAGTACTCGATCCAGTAGGGGGCCATCTCACAGGCCGTATCGGAGCGTTTGTATATCCTAATCGAGGCGGCATTTCCATCGTGAACGGCACTTCCAAATGGAACGTTCGACGGGTTCAAAACAAGGAGGACGAGGGAATTCAGGGGCGCCGTGCTGGGAAGGGTCATATTCGTCCTGAATTCCATATTCTTCTCGCACCAGTGCGCCTGAGTGCCCGTGCCCCCCCCGCTCACCGAATCGAACGTCATCACTCCGATATCCCCCGGGCTGAAGACGCTCAGTGGGGAGGTGCGTTTCCCGTTTAGAGAGGTGTTGAATATGTATGGTGCGTTGGGACTCTCCGATGGTTGGTTCGCCATCACGTAGCCAAGAAGGTTGCTTCCGCTGATGTACTTGTCGCCGTAGAATATCTTTCCGCCCCTGGGCACGTTGTAAAGCTGGCCGGAGAACGTCTTTATGCTGGATTGGCCATAACCATCCATTTTAATGTACGGAGGTGTTATTGAGGGGTACGCGAATTTACATGCCGAGATTATTCTCGAGGCCCTTCCCTTGGTTAGGTGGGGGAAGAGCGGGTCTTCGATTCCCTCAATTGGTATGACCACGTAGACCGAGCCGTTCTGGGGGATCGAGGAGTTGTAGACGACCTTCCCTGAGAGGTCTTCTATGACGATGTTGGGAATGCTCGCGTTCACAACTATATGGAAGGAGTCCAGGGGGGCTATTGTGAGCTTCATATTCCTCATGATGTCATCTGGACTCGTCTTCATGATGTAACCCTGCTTTCTCAGCTCCCATTTCATGTTCCTCAGCCAGTCCCTGATGGTGTTGTTCTTCATGAAGAACTTCTCCCTGGCGGTCCAGTTGGAGTTAGTGCCCCCTATGTATGAATAATGGCCGTACATTACGAGCTGTTCCAGGGCCCTGCTGGAGTTGTCCAGGGGCCTTTCAGCGGTCGCATAATCAACGGTCAGGGCTATCGCCCTCTTGGTTGAGAGGGAGAGTGTGTTCTTGAAGTCTTCTTCGAGATAGGAGGTTACCCTGAACGTTCTCTCTATCTCGACCTTCTCGCCTTGGGACGCTATTATCATCGATGACGCATCTTCGTAGGTGGCTATCAGTAGAAGTAAGGGGATGAGAAGGAGCAGTACTGCGGAGTTCATCAGAAATCCTCGCCTTTTCATTAGCTCTCCCTCCATACTCTAAGGGTTATAACTATTGGGGTTATGGAACTCGGAATCCCCCCGAGGGACGCGAAGTCTATCCTGGCGTCGGACAGCTCAACGAGTATCGGGTGATCCCAGCCGTCTCCTCCGAGCTTGTGGAACAGCCTGAGAACGGCATCGTCCACGGCATAATCGTCGGGCTGGAGTTCTGTGGCGGTCAGATTCTTGTACTCTCCCCTGGACACTGCCGCCTTGTCTCCGATGATTATGCTCGACATCCTGACGGTGGTTCCTACCTTATACTTGTAGGTGAGGTTGTAAGCCTTTACCTCCGGGTATCCCTGGAGGAGTTTGGGCTTGATGTCCTTGTACGGTGCGTAGGCGTCGAGCAGGAACAGTACCTCTCCGAGGGCGTGGGATGGATCAACTCCGTAGCAACTCCCGAATGTGAGCTTGAACTTGTTAAGGCCTGGGTGTATGGCGTCGTTGACCACGTTACCCTGATAATCCCTCGTGGTCACGGTGTACCCCCACCTGGCAAAAACGTTCAGGAAATCGTTGTGATCGGGGGCGTCGTAGAGGGTTACCCATGAGGTTTCGTCTTTTTTCAGTATCTGAACGTTCTGGTCGCAGATCTGGCCGGCAGTGTGGAGCCACGGGAGCTGGTACTTAACGTATATTGGATTACCCTTAGTGGGGAGGTTCCACTGCCAGGTGACCCTGTGATAGAAGTCTCCACTGAAGTGACCGCTGGCAGTGTAATCGTTGAGAGTCTTCCGGAAGTCTATGGAGTAGAGGCTGGCATACACGAAGGGGGTGTAATCAACGTAAACGTAGGATTTAGTCCCCTCGACGTGTAACTCCTCACCCCTTTTGCGCGTTATGTCGAAGATTATGGTGAAGAACGAACC
This window of the Thermococcus siculi genome carries:
- a CDS encoding TonB-dependent receptor; translated protein: MYGDILGHTVYYRIKVERWGDFRDFLKRICEGLGYTFIDGNDSVLVIPDCSLVEPLEIKKDGEGFSKTNFIEPCHSIYLLILHSVSSFGSVSVWED
- a CDS encoding DUF2101 family protein — protein: MSVEGFLYQLGDAVYSVVDKITEFLMPSPVEQPPNFRHLKRLIKKPLSPHEFLSLKLQISFLIYLITGLILLFFRTNPLWILALATVEFLYIRYLTTRNRGFFVDVEPYRFFYYSITWLTFAAFAGYDMVRTIATSVYYYYAYLALVVVLILAFRWYFKQRYGRDYTYGVVEEIKGDAVRVFVHDDIAANVKPGYYWVDAVEDLRVGRVVKLLVEDRKFRGSVPSRIIEVYLEGDESRDQSSQTETEPKEETE
- a CDS encoding DUF2341 domain-containing protein produces the protein MKRRGFLMNSAVLLLLIPLLLLIATYEDASSMIIASQGEKVEIERTFRVTSYLEEDFKNTLSLSTKRAIALTVDYATAERPLDNSSRALEQLVMYGHYSYIGGTNSNWTAREKFFMKNNTIRDWLRNMKWELRKQGYIMKTSPDDIMRNMKLTIAPLDSFHIVVNASIPNIVIEDLSGKVVYNSSIPQNGSVYVVIPIEGIEDPLFPHLTKGRASRIISACKFAYPSITPPYIKMDGYGQSSIKTFSGQLYNVPRGGKIFYGDKYISGSNLLGYVMANQPSESPNAPYIFNTSLNGKRTSPLSVFSPGDIGVMTFDSVSGGGTGTQAHWCEKNMEFRTNMTLPSTAPLNSLVLLVLNPSNVPFGSAVHDGNAASIRIYKRSDTACEMAPYWIEYWGDDKILIWLNTTDTRDYTVYYSTSDQSMEWEGNIALFPVHNESVTLPAAEEWSELVSDIPWESFFVRYSLKAESNARDFDSGVEMSFNSSKCLLVVKSISTSIFSGVDTEDIQIPIYLSPDNISKLGAQWTTNRAAIEITDVYGNKVPFWIEYWDSDGALIWVKANLTNDESLLEEFFKMMYGFMPSFVQRWMEWMFGWLSDYYYNAFLICPSDGQPTRGDGNKVFEFFDDFSGNSLDTSKWNYKTAQGGSYSVSNGILSLQGDKDSKADVWIWTKKTFPSSYVIGMKAYLKNQPFFMWYIDSDGDAWIEHIKRTTGYLREFNINDGSLSNNKENGGSYTKNRWSRLELYIDAGDFYTYQTTGQFKGTWGSPVSEYLWYLSESDEPIGLGQIYKGPAKYDFIYVRKYLDISDMKQDSIFLPVQTKIEFIDDNPGNPDHDGDKLAILQNWTNNLDNYNGAWHLDTAQRYEVVVSKVSDGLDLTFTYNPNLDITHESHTLVDSNPNGYELYATIDNNPQKDNNSATFHWIVAAPYPYNTYTDSQLTITPSESLPSSGGGYSTARVYDIQPFIDCIQAQKYFGVPGAPSFFERLEGGDTTNRAYYERMAAKMQEAVYGAARYPIGLISFILPKDLPPNLNFLVRKQPAADYIYLDYRNYPSDDPNAKKVYGISTNGGVSSPLLDENFYLTPAIARKIFGVQGASDLLEG